A window of the Streptomyces sp. NBC_00250 genome harbors these coding sequences:
- a CDS encoding VWA domain-containing protein produces MQWTNKGGVLLLAGALLALSGPLAATAAAGAPGAPGGPGANAVPRTAATQADPPEGPDPIDFAVVVDQSASLADKDLARETEAAALLVQGEISERSRAAVIGFGSSEKRGQSPVREVCPLTVADAAGRERLSDCVQELGRRDEARMGPGTDFPAAVRQAVTRLTGAGPGPGKGTGTGGTKAPAAPKVVFLLTDGKLDVADSPEYGTDRENRQSNGALRLTEELARARAAGVQIWPLGFGSEIDRAALTAMAQGGYRGACSEIPDSEPRMRVVDTSAEIDKALQETFAAARCARIAHGTVGKPPADLTVTIPPIATDGSLTVAKHDPKVQVTYFDPAGRKVPLRDEFDGSTFEVSGQNGPVEALRVKNPLPGAWRVHIEAPEGHRDREVAVRAIWQGRLQSAVVLDPASPRAGEQVKVEVQMQTRRGVVITDPRQLAGLSVAADLSGEGFRPVSFKLADDGKAPDAKAGDVRFTGTLTIPASATGDLELVTRMEAPGITSDRRPLRTRLAEDAPLVTAAVTVDGATVHPGATVRGTLDVTNNDSAPRTLRLALDNQTPGAELAVSPATVTAPPNSSTQIPFTVTLGKGTPFGALAGQVTVVDTADSDRPLRGAFLNVRVVEPPTWWERWWKAVAGGAALALVIGIFVVIRVLARRRRRDLTGVTIELCQGERSLDSLTVRRGQSPGGVFAFAVDEPYGTPPTLRRIPGGGSSTAHVLRRNGSGEMALRTRGGGQVPVRTGEPVGIGDHELVVRGGRPAPARGRGTPWLHRPRRTGPGAGSGGGGGSTGAGSGSLSGAGTDGSPGAPDYDINF; encoded by the coding sequence ATGCAGTGGACCAACAAGGGGGGCGTCCTGCTCCTCGCCGGGGCGCTCCTCGCGCTCTCCGGCCCGCTCGCGGCGACCGCCGCCGCGGGCGCCCCCGGCGCGCCCGGCGGTCCCGGGGCGAACGCCGTCCCCCGTACCGCCGCCACGCAGGCCGACCCGCCCGAAGGACCCGACCCGATCGACTTCGCCGTCGTCGTCGACCAGTCGGCGAGCCTCGCCGACAAGGACCTGGCACGCGAGACCGAAGCGGCGGCGCTGCTCGTCCAGGGCGAGATATCGGAGCGCTCCCGGGCCGCCGTCATCGGCTTCGGCAGCTCGGAGAAGCGCGGCCAGTCGCCCGTACGCGAGGTCTGCCCGCTCACCGTCGCCGACGCGGCGGGCCGTGAGCGACTCAGCGACTGCGTCCAGGAGCTGGGGCGGCGCGACGAGGCCCGGATGGGTCCCGGCACCGACTTCCCGGCGGCCGTACGCCAGGCCGTCACCCGCCTCACCGGAGCCGGACCCGGACCCGGAAAGGGCACCGGCACCGGCGGGACCAAGGCGCCCGCCGCCCCCAAGGTCGTCTTCCTGCTCACCGACGGCAAGCTCGACGTCGCCGACAGCCCCGAGTACGGCACCGACCGCGAGAACCGCCAGTCCAACGGAGCGCTGCGCCTCACCGAGGAACTCGCCCGCGCCCGCGCGGCCGGCGTACAGATCTGGCCCCTCGGCTTCGGCAGCGAGATCGACCGCGCCGCCCTCACCGCCATGGCCCAGGGCGGCTACCGCGGCGCCTGCTCCGAGATCCCCGACTCCGAGCCGCGCATGCGGGTCGTCGACACCTCCGCCGAGATCGACAAGGCGCTCCAGGAGACCTTCGCCGCCGCCCGCTGCGCCCGGATCGCGCACGGAACCGTCGGCAAGCCGCCCGCCGACCTGACCGTCACCATCCCGCCCATCGCCACCGACGGCTCCCTCACTGTCGCCAAGCACGACCCGAAGGTGCAGGTCACCTACTTCGACCCGGCGGGCCGCAAGGTGCCCCTCCGGGACGAGTTCGACGGCTCCACCTTCGAGGTGAGCGGACAGAACGGCCCGGTCGAGGCGCTGCGGGTGAAGAACCCGCTGCCCGGTGCCTGGCGGGTGCACATCGAGGCGCCGGAGGGCCACCGCGACCGTGAGGTCGCCGTCCGGGCGATCTGGCAGGGCCGGCTGCAGTCCGCCGTCGTCCTCGACCCGGCGTCCCCGCGCGCGGGGGAGCAGGTGAAGGTCGAGGTGCAGATGCAGACCCGGCGCGGGGTCGTCATCACCGACCCGCGTCAGCTCGCCGGTCTCTCGGTCGCGGCCGACCTGAGCGGGGAGGGCTTCCGGCCCGTCAGCTTCAAGCTCGCCGATGACGGGAAGGCCCCCGACGCCAAGGCCGGCGACGTCCGGTTCACCGGCACGCTCACCATCCCCGCGAGCGCCACCGGCGACCTGGAGCTCGTCACCCGGATGGAGGCGCCCGGGATCACCTCCGACCGGCGCCCGCTGCGCACCCGTCTCGCCGAGGACGCGCCGCTGGTGACCGCGGCCGTCACCGTCGACGGGGCCACCGTGCACCCCGGAGCCACCGTCCGCGGCACCCTGGACGTCACCAACAACGACTCCGCGCCGCGCACCCTGCGGCTCGCCCTGGACAACCAGACCCCGGGAGCCGAGCTCGCCGTCTCCCCGGCGACCGTCACGGCCCCGCCGAACAGCAGCACCCAGATCCCCTTCACCGTCACCCTCGGGAAGGGCACACCCTTCGGCGCACTCGCCGGACAGGTCACCGTCGTGGACACCGCGGACAGCGACCGCCCCCTGCGCGGCGCCTTCCTGAACGTCCGGGTGGTGGAGCCGCCGACCTGGTGGGAGCGCTGGTGGAAGGCCGTGGCCGGCGGCGCCGCCCTCGCCCTCGTCATCGGCATCTTCGTCGTCATCCGGGTCCTGGCCAGGCGCCGCCGCCGCGACCTCACCGGCGTCACGATCGAACTCTGCCAGGGCGAACGGTCGCTCGACTCGCTGACCGTCCGCCGGGGGCAGAGCCCGGGCGGCGTCTTCGCCTTCGCCGTCGACGAACCGTACGGCACGCCACCCACCCTCCGCCGGATCCCCGGCGGCGGCTCCTCCACCGCCCATGTGCTGCGCCGCAACGGCTCGGGCGAGATGGCGCTGCGCACCCGGGGCGGCGGGCAGGTCCCCGTGCGGACCGGTGAGCCGGTCGGGATCGGTGACCACGAGCTGGTCGTACGGGGCGGCCGCCCGGCGCCGGCCCGCGGCCGGGGCACACCGTGGCTCCATCGCCCCCGCCGCACCGGCCCCGGTGCCGGAAGCGGAGGCGGAGGCGGCAGTACGGGTGCGGGTTCCGGTTCCCTCTCCGGAGCGGGCACGGACGGCTCGCCCGGAGCGCCCGACTACGACATCAATTTCTGA
- a CDS encoding Pycsar system effector family protein yields MTTAPGPAPDSGPPSGPDRSRTTAPAQASAPAPTPVPAEELRFMAERLLATVREDIGRADTKAAILLSGALAFLAVVFSGDRAPWPDSGAGLVLLLVAGALWTAGVLMLVSVVLPRTRIGADRTFLRELTAGPSETALRERLAAPGADATGWLLEQASVHGLVLAAKYRWLRLGVSALALGALLALFSELW; encoded by the coding sequence ATGACCACCGCCCCGGGGCCCGCGCCGGACTCCGGTCCGCCTTCCGGTCCGGACCGGTCCCGCACCACCGCGCCCGCGCAGGCATCCGCGCCCGCACCCACTCCCGTACCCGCCGAAGAGCTCAGGTTCATGGCCGAGCGGCTGCTCGCCACCGTCCGCGAGGACATCGGCCGGGCCGACACCAAGGCCGCGATCCTGCTCTCCGGCGCCCTCGCCTTCCTCGCAGTCGTCTTCTCCGGGGACCGGGCCCCGTGGCCCGACTCCGGAGCCGGGCTCGTCCTCCTGCTCGTCGCCGGAGCGCTCTGGACGGCCGGCGTCCTGATGCTCGTCTCGGTGGTGCTGCCCCGCACGCGGATAGGAGCCGACCGCACGTTCCTGCGCGAGCTGACGGCCGGGCCGTCGGAGACGGCGCTGCGTGAGCGGCTCGCCGCCCCCGGCGCGGACGCCACCGGCTGGCTCCTCGAACAGGCCAGCGTGCACGGCCTCGTGCTCGCGGCGAAGTACCGGTGGCTGCGCCTGGGCGTCTCCGCGCTCGCGCTCGGCGCCCTCCTGGCCCTCTTCAGCGAACTGTGGTGA
- a CDS encoding Crp/Fnr family transcriptional regulator codes for MSLFGQDRSFLHALPAADRRFLLAEGARRVYEPGEVMIRERDTTAFVLALLSGWAVVSVGTERGSRLILALRGAGEVVGDLAAVDRRPRSASVTALGRVEAVAISGDRFRRFLAARPHATSLIMRQLATRLRSADVERRALASETVLQRLAARLVELAERAGRRADAGTVLELPLPQHDLAAAIGATREAVAKALRLLREQDVVRTANRTVIVIDMRVLVLLAEGRARPGGEPADESPPDV; via the coding sequence GTGAGTCTCTTCGGCCAGGACCGCTCCTTCCTCCACGCCCTCCCGGCGGCCGACCGGAGGTTCCTGCTCGCCGAGGGGGCCCGGCGCGTCTACGAACCGGGGGAGGTGATGATCCGCGAACGCGACACCACCGCCTTCGTCCTCGCGCTCCTCTCCGGCTGGGCCGTCGTCTCCGTCGGCACCGAGCGCGGATCGCGACTCATCCTCGCCCTCAGGGGCGCCGGCGAGGTCGTCGGCGACCTCGCCGCCGTCGACCGGCGCCCGCGCAGCGCCAGTGTCACCGCGCTCGGCAGGGTCGAGGCGGTGGCCATCTCGGGTGACCGGTTCCGGCGTTTCCTCGCCGCCCGGCCGCACGCCACCTCGCTGATCATGCGCCAGCTCGCCACCCGGCTGCGCAGCGCCGACGTCGAGCGCCGCGCGCTCGCCTCGGAGACCGTCCTCCAGCGCCTCGCGGCCCGCCTCGTCGAACTCGCCGAGCGCGCCGGACGGCGGGCCGACGCCGGGACCGTACTCGAACTTCCGCTGCCCCAGCACGACCTGGCGGCGGCCATCGGAGCGACCCGGGAGGCGGTCGCCAAGGCGCTGCGCCTGCTGCGGGAGCAGGACGTGGTCCGCACCGCGAACCGCACCGTCATCGTGATCGACATGCGGGTCCTGGTGCTGCTCGCGGAGGGGCGCGCGCGCCCCGGCGGAGAACCGGCGGACGAATCTCCGCCGGATGTGTAA